In Chamaesiphon minutus PCC 6605, a genomic segment contains:
- a CDS encoding DUF305 domain-containing protein, with the protein MNNKFLIYSLVGLLSSGAIGGIVLSNSKQAQSLPASGNAQQSRSVRVDRHFIEMMIPHHQDAIVMADLALSRGRRPEIKKIAASIKQAQTREITEMRTWYKQWFGTEVPNHSMTDMGMMGDHHNQGQKKGSGMGTGSGSGMGQGMGQGMMDMKMDIDALKTAKDFDKEFVRQMIPHHQMAVKMAQMASGRATHSEIRTLAESIIKSQNAEIAKMQGWQQAWH; encoded by the coding sequence ATGAATAATAAATTTTTAATTTATAGCTTAGTCGGGCTACTCAGTAGTGGTGCTATTGGTGGAATTGTCCTTAGCAACAGCAAACAGGCACAGTCATTACCTGCATCGGGAAATGCTCAACAATCCAGATCGGTGCGAGTCGATCGACATTTTATCGAAATGATGATCCCACATCATCAAGACGCGATCGTCATGGCTGACCTAGCTTTGAGTCGTGGCAGACGACCGGAAATCAAGAAAATAGCTGCATCGATTAAACAAGCACAAACTCGCGAAATTACAGAGATGCGTACCTGGTACAAACAGTGGTTCGGCACTGAAGTCCCAAATCATTCCATGACTGATATGGGCATGATGGGAGACCACCACAACCAAGGTCAGAAAAAAGGTTCGGGTATGGGCACAGGTTCAGGCTCAGGCATGGGTCAGGGTATGGGTCAGGGCATGATGGACATGAAGATGGACATCGATGCACTCAAGACAGCCAAGGATTTTGACAAGGAATTTGTCCGGCAAATGATTCCCCATCATCAAATGGCGGTGAAGATGGCTCAGATGGCATCTGGGCGTGCTACTCATTCAGAGATCCGTACTTTGGCTGAATCGATTATCAAATCTCAAAATGCTGAAATTGCCAAAATGCAGGGATGGCAGCAAGCATGGCATTGA
- a CDS encoding cupin domain-containing protein: MTTTTMSSTTSAIRWVDVIEYPETGVNSQILLEDANCRYMLMSLAAGMHIAEHAAPHNATVNVIEGQGVLTLEGKDLVLESGVFVFIPATALHSVKAVTNLTFLLTFSEMVTDSDREPCHVHSI, from the coding sequence ATGACCACAACCACAATGTCATCAACAACTAGCGCAATTCGGTGGGTGGATGTAATTGAGTATCCCGAAACTGGAGTCAATAGCCAAATTTTGCTAGAAGATGCCAACTGCCGATATATGCTGATGTCGCTGGCGGCGGGGATGCACATCGCCGAACATGCTGCGCCGCATAATGCCACGGTGAATGTCATCGAAGGACAAGGCGTGCTGACGCTTGAAGGCAAAGATCTCGTGCTGGAATCGGGTGTTTTTGTTTTTATCCCTGCTACTGCACTCCATTCTGTAAAAGCAGTCACTAACTTGACCTTTTTATTAACGTTTTCCGAAATGGTTACAGACTCCGATCGTGAACCTTGCCACGTTCACTCTATCTAA
- a CDS encoding four-helix bundle copper-binding protein produces MTATQSRNSQLEACIEDCLKCLRECEYCATACLDSDTVQIMADCIKLCRDCADLCDICVRFMARNSDLCVELCAVCAQACDLCAAECEKLDPDYCKKCAESCRRCAESCRQIAKAKG; encoded by the coding sequence ATGACTGCTACTCAATCTCGTAATTCTCAACTTGAAGCTTGTATTGAAGACTGTCTGAAATGTTTACGTGAATGTGAATATTGCGCTACTGCCTGTCTTGATAGTGACACAGTGCAAATAATGGCTGATTGCATCAAACTATGCCGCGATTGCGCCGATCTGTGCGACATCTGCGTCCGCTTCATGGCTCGTAATTCTGACCTGTGCGTTGAACTGTGTGCGGTTTGTGCCCAAGCTTGCGATCTCTGTGCGGCTGAGTGTGAGAAGCTCGACCCCGACTACTGTAAGAAGTGTGCCGAATCCTGCCGCCGCTGTGCTGAATCCTGCCGTCAAATAGCTAAAGCCAAGGGATAA